In Anoplopoma fimbria isolate UVic2021 breed Golden Eagle Sablefish chromosome 15, Afim_UVic_2022, whole genome shotgun sequence, the genomic window GCATAGACGGAGTTCTGGATGAATTCTAAATATTTCAGcaaagcagcagctgctgctagGCAATAATACCTGAACAAATCATGACATTTGTAATAAAAGATTTGTGTTACAGTATATCTATTTGTATACATTATTGTACTCAGTGGCGTACTTAGCTTGCACTTCCATGAGGACGGTGCCAAATTCTGGAGCACACAGCTGCTGAATGTACTCCAGTCCTTTCCTCTCATTAAAATACTTCCTTTGGATAGCAGTGAAAGCTACTCCCTGAAAAAAACCATAATATTATGCTAATTACAGTACATTAGCATTTAACTAAAACACATGTCAATAGGTGGGATGCCCCATACACAGTTCACAGTAGTATAAACCAGGAGGGAGTGAGCGAATGAGAGTAAGTAAGTATTTGTTTCAATGAATTGTGGGTTTTGCTTATTATTCCTAAACTAGATCAGTACCGGGAAGTTCTCTGTGATGAGGCTGAACAGCTTCGTCCCTTTCCCCTTCTCACTGGCTGTGTCTGGCATAAGTATTTCGAGCGGCACCAAGATGTGAATCTTGGTTATGACCTTCAGAAGAGTAAAATATGAATGAGACAGGAGTTTCCTCTATTTCAGAGTCTCTGCTGAGTGTAGCCATGATTAACAGCCAATCAAGCATGTAGGTTGTACTGTAGTTTTGTGACCATGAATTGGTTACCTTGGCATACGTCCCAGTGTCTGCAAACTGCGAGAGTACAAGCTCTGGACATTTCAAATTGAGACTAGCCATGCCAATCTCTCCCCTAGCCAAACCGCGCCCTTCAACCACTGCCACAATCACAGAGGCACCAGAGGTCGTGGTCACAGAGGAGCAACTTGTTGCTGCACAAAACACAGGAATCAGAATTAGAAAACACAGCTTCAGCCATCTTGATACGTTTCGAAGAAGATGTGTGGCTGAAGTACCGGTGGGATCAGTCAATGGTGTGCGTGCTGGGTGTGTGCCAGTGACCCCGGCACACCCCGGTGTCCTCCTGGGTTTAGGTGTTCCTCCACGGCTGCGGAGGGAGGAGCTGTCCGAGGTGGATGCAAGGAGGGATGGATCTATCCGGCCTAACCTGAAGCTGTTATGGATCTGACCTATGGAGAGACAAAACATGAGGAGAGGGTGTCATATTATTAGTACTGTGCCTCAAATTGCAAATGTGGCCCTATTGTTATTCTATGGTCCACTATTAAACACTTTAATAATGTCCTTATCATAATGTACTGTCCCTTATCTAATTGTGTTAAAGTACTATCTTAAACTCCTTTGGCATCCCTAACATCACCTGAGGCCATTGGGGGCAGTGATGGGCCATGACAGGAGCTAGAACTGCCTTCCTCTAAACTCTGGTGGGATGAGCCGGAGGAGGCAGACGCGGGCCCGTACGAGGTGGTTTCATGGAGTCTGCTTCTGTCCGTTGAGGAAACCCCCATGTCGGTCCACACCCCGAGGTGTCCCCTAcctcctctgtgctgctgccAAACATGTTCAGACCCCCGCAAAGAAACAGTTATATTACCCAGCTAATGAAGACATGTGTGAGTGGTAATGTTGAATGTTAATGAGACCCACAGCTAGCTTTGACTGTTAGCTACCGGGCTCTGCTAGCTACGCGCGCAATGATGTCAGAGGTTGACCCTTGACCTCAAATGTTCCTCACACAGGAATGCAGTGTTATTGCTCAAAGCCACAAtaactacattttatttaccaaataataatatatatttaccaaatataatataataactaaTGTTTTATATACCAAATTTATTTACCAAATAttggagataaaaaataatacagtaaaagaaaaggaaagatatTAAGAGGAAACAATGGCTGTGATATTCAGAGTAGACTATGGTGTCTATGGGATAATGAGCTTATACACATTATAAAAAGAAGATCTCATATTAGTAGTAACATGAtagtcttgttttatttatttagttgtttttaccAGGTTTGAATTTGTTTAGGTCTTGGGAACCTTCTGAAACAGCAAAGTTTTGATTGAAATTTTAAAGATCTTTTAAACTTATTTACATCTGTAACTGAAAATGAAACGAAAGCACCCTAATTTGAACAAATGCCAATAAGAGGCCCATAGGCAGTGAAATGGAGATGGTCTTGATGAGAACAGTATACTAAGGGAACTGAATTATCTAGAGTATAGCTTGGATAACTTATAGTTTGGATAGTTTTTAGTTTGGATGATTGATTTAGTTACCTTTGGATGATGTAGGAGTTGGAAACATAATGCAACAATTTTCTGAGTATAGATTTTAAAGCAACCATCAAACCAGCAACAAAACCGTATCACACAATCCAATGTTACACCGAAATACCCTATAGGAAGATTTGTTCATCATTAGTTTTCCAATAGACCATGGTGTTATAAAACAGGCTGGGTCACAAAGGCAACAGCTATCCAAAAGGTTAAGCAAATCATGACTTGGCAAGAAGAGGAACTAAAACgagtgaaggaaggaaagaggaagcaGCTAAtaatacgtatatatacataaaataacaatatatacatGGCCTGAGGAGTGTTAGCTATCAAAATAGCTATCTTAAGCAAACCATCACCATTGCAGCCTGTGGCAGACTTTGAGGTCAAGACCACAactgtattttgtatatttatatatatatatttatatttatttatgtatatttatttatattatattatattatttattatatatttttatatttatatttatttatgtatatttatttgtgtaagtGCCTGACACACCCATGGACTGTATTTAGGACATATCTTATGTAGTCTCTATCAATTAGAAAAAGAGTTGTATCACTTTATATCTCAAAACAGTTGACAGTGCTGCTGAAGGGCTGCCATCACTTTTATTAGAATGATGAGTACCACAGacagtattttacaaaatgaatagTTGCATTTTGCTAACAATTTGTTCTTGTGAAAATAAGTTTTCTGcctttgtgtttcttcttgttCTTAACTCTTTTATTCTGGAAAAATCAAACCGGAAGTCCTCTCATGCGTTCCTGCCGAGGGCCAACATGGCGGCGGACGCAGATGAGGCTGATTACTTTGTGAGGGAAATAGAGAAAAACGACGGGTGCACCCTGAAAGTGAAGCAGTGCTACTTGGGGGACGTTGGCTGCGTGGTTTGGGATGCAGCCATCGTTCTGGCGAAATATTTAGAGACCAAACTATTTTATGACCCGTCCTCTGGAGTGAACGTCTGGGCTGGAAAGAGTGTGGTGGAGTTGGGAGCTGGGACAGGAGTTGTGGGTCTGATGGCAGCAACACTGGGGTGAGATGACTGCCTAGTGTGTGTTACTCTGTCCTTAAAGTATTGATGTATATGTTCAGCCTTGACATAATTTCATTGATtaaaaaccatagactgtatataagaaagaTTTAAACTAATAACATGCAAAAGGACAAGAGGGCAGTTGTTTTCATTGCTGTGTACTACATCCCACAGAGCTCTGGTTACTGTGACAGACCTGGAGGACTTGCAGACCCTGCTAAGAGTAAACATCCAGGAAAACCAGGCACTCATCAGTGGTGGATCAGTAACTGCCAAGGTATTGAAATGGTTTGTACttatgttctgttttttggATTACATTCATGTATCCAAGCCACATGTTCAACACTTTGCGAGACATGTCCAAATGCTGACTGTttgatttattctctttttaaaagggGTGAAGATGTGTCTGACTTCCAGCCTCCCCCTCATTATGTCCTTATGGCAGATTGCATCTATTATGAGCAGGTAACTAAAAAGAGTTTTCTACTTTTTAATCTAAATTTGAACCAAATGTGCACTGTATCACCATCATTGTAATTCAAAGTTAAACTTGAGGGTCaatgctgtttttgtctttgtattcacaatcatttcatttccacACAGTCTATTGTTCCACTGGTGGAGAGCTTGAAGCTGCTCTCTGGACCAGAGACCTGCATCATTTGCTGCTATGAGCAGCGCACAGAAGGTGTCAACCCAAAAGTGGAACAGCAGTTTTTTGAGGTGAGAGCCTAACTGCCTGTTCCATACTAATAATACGTTAAATAGATACTAAGAAGTTGAGATTTATGGCCTCTTCCCTCAGtaagtatgtgtttttgttgttgttgttgttgttgttatctttTAGTTGCTGCAACAAAACTTCAACTGTGAGGAGATCCCTTCAGACAAACAAGACCCAGAGTTTAGTTGTCCTGACATCCACATCCTGCACATCCGGAGAAAAGACTGACGGGCCCCCTAATCAATGTATCTTCATGTCTGCACTCTTGAACAGTTTTGTGTATGTAAAAATAGGCTCTTATATATGACTTTGCTGATATAGTAATAGGATTAAAACAATACTGAAAATTGcaacaattttaaaatatatatttttcatttactattaaacaaagtttaaataatATCAGTTTCGTTGTTTTGTGTAATTGTAGGGATGCGAAGGTAGATGGCAGACATGTGCAAGCACAGACATGACAGAAAGAGCTTATCTTTAAAGCGAGAGGGGTTCACGAATAGGCCAGGAAGGGACTGAaccatgttttcattcatttgtatgTTTGAGGTTGAGGATTAGTCTTGCAAATGTCTGTGATCTTTAGTCATTTAAttcaaaacacagttaaagtCCAGAGTTTAAAGCACACTTAACTGCAGGAAACTACAAACACAAGACTTACTGTGCTTTTGCTCGTGAGCACTGCCTTTTTCTGCTGTGTAtgattaaataaacattgttgCAGGTAATAACATTAGTATATTACGCACGGTCACATGTAAGATTGAAATTGTTGACCTTACCCTAGAAAGGAGCAGCTACTGACAGCCATATTGCTGTAAGAGTGCTTTTCACTGTAACTTAAAGGATTTCTTCTAATTGTGAATGAGGTATGTAAATTCAGAAATTGCCCATTTGGAGCACTAGGGGGCAATGGTCccaaaaaaagtgtgtaaatgTTTCCTCTGTGCAAAAAGGTATTATTAGAGTATTAAGCAAAGCTGGTTATCTCGCaactaaatgttaatttaagttGCGATGACTTTGTTGTTACATTATTAGAATGTATCACATTGAGAGAGATAAGAAACAAATCATGACTACATTTCTCAATCCaaagtttatgtttatgtaGTTAACCCAGCCTTTTTTACTACTGAGGTCAACATTGTGTATGCTAGCTCATATGAGCCCTCCATGCAAAGGGGAATTCCACCCAAAGCCCCAGATTAGATGGAAGATTATGGCTCTTTTTCAAGCATAAACCATGAAGTACGCCCGTACTCCCACAGGCATGCAGGGGCCCCTCACAGCCTTTCATGCTGCTCTCTGTTTACACAGTGGGGCTCTAGTGTAATGAGCAGGGTGGCCTCCAACGTTCAGACCaaataaaaatgctaatgttgatGTTGACAGGGTGGGGTTAACACTGAAGGTCCCATTAAATAGTTAAATCACATTATAGAAGAATGCAGTGGGAGCAAAGTTGATTATGCATTAATAAGATGCTCCTCATGCTCATCCTAAATTTCTTCTCTATGCGAATCCAGAGGGACAAAGCTAAGCTTGCCTGAAATGTTCTTCTACTTTATGGCAGAAACATCTGTGATGGCAtactgcctcttttttttttttttaggaatttAATGAttagatttttaattttaacagaAACAAGCAACTCTTCATAAGCGCTAATTAATGCCAAATCATCGTTTAAATACAACATGAACTGTTGGCACATTTGATAAAACACGTAATTGAACCAATACAACCCTTCCTGTCCAAACTAATAGAGTCATTATTCCAACTGTGAtcgaaaatgtttaaatgtatttatgatttgGTGAGGTTGAATATCATAGTTTAACAATCCGACCCCCTGATAGGTCTTGGTTGATGATATGGCCATTCACAAGAGGAGTAGTGag contains:
- the vcpkmt gene encoding protein-lysine methyltransferase METTL21D — translated: MAADADEADYFVREIEKNDGCTLKVKQCYLGDVGCVVWDAAIVLAKYLETKLFYDPSSGVNVWAGKSVVELGAGTGVVGLMAATLGALVTVTDLEDLQTLLRVNIQENQALISGGSVTAKVLKWGEDVSDFQPPPHYVLMADCIYYEQSIVPLVESLKLLSGPETCIICCYEQRTEGVNPKVEQQFFELLQQNFNCEEIPSDKQDPEFSCPDIHILHIRRKD